A genomic window from Streptomyces sp. HUAS YS2 includes:
- a CDS encoding ATP-dependent DNA helicase produces the protein MTARLTDPEQLKELLGIPFTPEQTACIVAPPAPQVIVAGAGSGKTTVMAARVVWLVGTGQVAPEQVLGLTFTNKAAGELAERVRTALVRAGVTDPDVIDPDNPPGEPRISTYHAFAGQLLTDHGLRIGLEPTARLLADATRYQLAARVLREAPGPYPALTKSFPTLVGDLLALDAELAEHLVRPAELRAYDGELLRALESARLSNADLRKVPEAAAARRELLDLVVRYRAAKRSRDLLDFGDQIALSAELATTRPEVGTLLRDEFRVVLLDEYQDTSVAQRLLLSGLFGGGTGHAVTAVGDPCQAIYGWRGASVANLDDFPEHFPYADGTPATRYSLSENRRSGGRLLDLANGLAEPLRAMHEGVEALRPAPGAERDGTVRIALLPTHAEELDWLADSIAHLVRTGREPGEIAVLCRTATDFPAIQAALVARDVPVEVVGLSGLLHLPEVADLVAVCEVLQDPGANASLVRLLTGPRWRIGPRDLALLGRRARLLVHRADGGSDDADERLAAAVEGVDPAEVISLADALDTFLDSGGEDDGLPFSAEARVRFARLAAELRGLRTALADPLMDVLHRVLATTGLEVELSASPHALAARRRETLSNFLDVAAGFASLDGEATLLAFLGFLRTAAQYEKGLDNALPGGENTVKVLTAHKSKGLEWDVVAVPGLVTSQFPSARARESWTAQAQVLPHALRGDAATLPAIDDWSAASLKTFKEEMREHQHTEELRLGYVTFTRPRSLLLGSAHWWGPSQKRPRGPSAFLHALYEHCAAGHGEIEAWADEPEKDAENPTLQDDLADQAWPLPLDETSLKRRREAARRVMDALWAQPANALSAQVSEHAPEPEDEEPPYDPYWDDEPPPEEPAPEEEPPLEDIPAPRAPQHQAEAPRLTPEETRTIASWDRDLTVLAEELRRSRSRTRDVLLPTYLTTSQVMRLAADPDGFAQDLARPMPRPPQPAARRGTRFHAWVEAQFEELPLPMLGPDELPGGEEFADEPEIVDERDLAALKDAFVLTPYAHRTPYRVEAPVQLSLAGRVVRGRIDAVYRDETTGAYEIVDWKTSRLHAADPLQLAIYRLAWAEQHGLDPDEVAAAFVYVRTGEVARPERLPGRAELEELLRGSGGGATPERPAPGAG, from the coding sequence GTGACCGCACGCCTCACCGACCCCGAGCAGCTCAAGGAGCTGCTCGGCATCCCGTTCACGCCGGAGCAGACGGCCTGCATCGTCGCGCCCCCGGCGCCGCAGGTCATCGTGGCCGGCGCGGGCTCGGGCAAGACGACGGTGATGGCCGCCCGGGTGGTCTGGCTGGTCGGCACCGGGCAGGTCGCGCCCGAGCAGGTCCTCGGCCTCACCTTCACCAACAAGGCCGCCGGCGAGCTCGCCGAGCGCGTCCGCACCGCGCTCGTACGGGCCGGGGTCACCGACCCCGACGTCATCGACCCTGACAACCCCCCGGGTGAGCCGCGCATCTCCACGTACCACGCCTTCGCCGGGCAGCTCCTCACCGACCACGGTCTGCGCATCGGCCTGGAGCCCACTGCCCGGCTGCTCGCCGACGCCACCCGCTACCAGCTCGCCGCCCGCGTGCTGCGCGAGGCACCGGGCCCGTACCCCGCGCTCACCAAATCGTTCCCGACGCTCGTCGGCGACCTGCTCGCGCTCGACGCCGAACTGGCCGAGCATCTGGTGCGGCCCGCCGAACTCCGCGCGTACGACGGCGAGCTGCTGCGCGCCCTGGAGTCCGCCAGGCTCAGCAACGCCGACCTGCGCAAGGTCCCCGAGGCCGCCGCGGCCCGCCGCGAACTGCTCGACCTCGTCGTCCGCTACCGCGCCGCCAAGCGCTCCCGCGACCTGCTCGACTTCGGCGACCAGATCGCCCTCTCCGCCGAACTGGCCACCACCCGCCCCGAGGTCGGGACGCTGCTGCGGGACGAGTTCCGGGTCGTCCTGCTCGACGAGTACCAGGACACCTCCGTCGCCCAACGGCTGCTCCTGTCCGGCCTGTTCGGCGGCGGCACCGGCCACGCGGTGACCGCCGTCGGCGACCCCTGCCAGGCGATCTACGGCTGGCGCGGCGCGTCCGTGGCCAACCTGGACGACTTCCCTGAGCACTTCCCGTACGCGGACGGCACACCCGCCACCCGCTACTCGCTGAGCGAGAACCGGCGCAGCGGCGGCCGGCTCCTCGACCTCGCCAACGGGCTCGCCGAGCCGCTGCGGGCCATGCACGAGGGCGTCGAGGCGCTGCGGCCCGCGCCGGGCGCAGAGCGGGACGGGACGGTCCGGATCGCCCTGCTCCCCACGCACGCGGAGGAGCTCGACTGGCTGGCCGACTCGATCGCCCACCTCGTCCGCACCGGCCGCGAGCCCGGCGAGATCGCCGTGCTGTGCCGGACCGCGACCGACTTCCCGGCGATCCAGGCGGCCCTGGTCGCCCGGGACGTCCCCGTCGAGGTCGTCGGCCTGTCCGGGCTGCTGCACCTGCCCGAGGTCGCCGACCTGGTCGCGGTCTGCGAGGTCCTCCAGGACCCGGGCGCCAACGCCTCCCTGGTCCGGCTGCTCACCGGCCCGCGCTGGCGCATCGGCCCGCGCGACCTCGCCCTGCTCGGCCGCCGCGCCCGGCTGCTCGTCCACCGCGCCGACGGCGGCTCCGACGACGCGGACGAGCGGCTCGCGGCGGCGGTCGAGGGCGTCGACCCGGCCGAGGTGATCTCCCTCGCGGACGCGCTCGACACCTTCCTCGACTCCGGCGGCGAGGACGACGGACTGCCGTTCTCGGCGGAGGCGCGGGTCCGGTTCGCCCGCCTCGCGGCCGAACTGCGCGGGCTGCGCACGGCCCTCGCGGACCCGCTGATGGACGTCCTGCACCGGGTGCTCGCCACGACCGGACTGGAGGTCGAGCTGTCGGCGTCCCCGCACGCCCTGGCCGCCCGCCGCCGCGAGACCCTTTCCAACTTCCTCGACGTCGCGGCCGGTTTCGCCTCGCTCGACGGCGAGGCGACGCTGCTGGCCTTCCTCGGCTTCCTGCGCACCGCCGCCCAGTACGAGAAGGGCCTGGACAACGCGCTGCCCGGCGGCGAGAACACCGTCAAGGTGCTGACCGCGCACAAGTCCAAGGGCCTGGAGTGGGACGTGGTCGCCGTGCCCGGCCTGGTCACCTCGCAGTTCCCGAGCGCCAGGGCGCGCGAGTCCTGGACCGCGCAGGCGCAGGTGCTGCCGCACGCCCTGCGCGGCGACGCGGCGACCCTGCCGGCGATCGACGACTGGTCGGCGGCCTCGCTCAAGACCTTCAAGGAGGAGATGCGGGAGCACCAGCACACGGAGGAGCTGCGCCTCGGGTACGTGACGTTCACCCGGCCGCGCTCGCTGCTGCTCGGCTCCGCGCACTGGTGGGGCCCGTCCCAGAAGCGGCCGCGTGGCCCGTCGGCGTTCCTGCACGCGCTGTACGAGCACTGCGCGGCGGGCCACGGCGAGATCGAGGCCTGGGCGGACGAGCCGGAGAAGGACGCGGAGAACCCCACCCTCCAGGACGACCTGGCCGACCAGGCCTGGCCCCTGCCCCTGGACGAGACGAGCCTGAAGCGCCGAAGGGAAGCAGCGCGGCGCGTCATGGACGCGTTGTGGGCGCAGCCCGCGAACGCGCTGTCCGCGCAGGTCTCCGAGCACGCTCCCGAGCCGGAGGACGAGGAGCCCCCGTACGACCCGTACTGGGACGACGAGCCCCCGCCGGAGGAGCCTGCGCCGGAGGAGGAGCCTCCGCTGGAGGACATCCCTGCCCCGAGGGCGCCGCAGCACCAGGCCGAGGCGCCCCGCCTCACTCCGGAGGAGACCCGCACCATCGCCTCCTGGGACCGTGACCTCACCGTCCTCGCCGAAGAGCTCCGCCGCAGCCGCTCCCGCACCCGCGACGTCCTGCTCCCCACCTACCTGACGACCTCCCAGGTCATGCGCCTCGCCGCCGACCCCGACGGCTTCGCGCAGGACCTCGCGCGGCCCATGCCCAGGCCGCCGCAGCCCGCCGCCCGGCGCGGCACACGGTTCCACGCCTGGGTGGAGGCGCAGTTCGAGGAGCTGCCGCTGCCCATGCTCGGGCCGGACGAGCTGCCCGGCGGCGAGGAGTTCGCCGACGAACCCGAGATCGTCGACGAGCGCGACCTCGCCGCGCTCAAGGACGCCTTCGTCCTCACCCCGTACGCCCACCGGACCCCGTACCGCGTCGAGGCCCCGGTCCAGCTGTCCCTGGCGGGCCGGGTCGTACGCGGCAGGATCGACGCCGTGTACCGGGACGAGACGACCGGCGCGTACGAGATCGTCGACTGGAAGACCAGCCGGCTGCACGCCGCCGACCCGCTCCAGCTCGCGATCTACCGGCTCGCCTGGGCCGAGCAGCACGGCCTCGACCCCGACGAGGTGGCCGCCGCGTTCGTCTACGTGCGCACCGGCGAGGTCGCCCGCCCCGAGCGGCTGCCCGGCCGCGCCGAGCTGGAGGAGCTGCTCCGTGGTTCCGGCGGCGGGGCCACCCCGGAGAGACCCGCTCCGGGCGCCGGATAG
- a CDS encoding UvrD-helicase domain-containing protein, protein MSSSSTTRRTPYQAPVRPGTHGAYRLVRTAPAAVRPPQLDAAQRGVVEHTGGPLLVLAGPGTGKTTTLVEAVAARVEAGTDPERILVLTFSRKAAVELRDRMAARLRGVRAPQATTFHSYCYALVRAHQDADLFAEPLRLLSGPEQDVAVRELLAGQLDLEKEGLARIHWPDELRACLTTRGFADEVRAVLARSRELGLGPRALAEFAARVGRPDWKAAAGFLAEYLDVLDMQGVLDYAELVHRAVLLAESVALPEYDAVFVDEYQDTDPAQVRLLRALAGGGRTLVAFGDPDQSIYAFRGADVNGILDFPDTFRGADVRVLTTSRRSGTELLAATRLLTRRMPLPRLPAEKARAHREPEAVREGGRVEAYTYPTPSTEVDNIADLLRRAHLEDGVPWSDMAVLVRAASTVPALRRALTVAGVPLETDTADTPLRHEPAVSPLLLALRATASAASPADDALASGEQAGAAADERPPGSGEASGTDAPATPGAGPAADTLGGAVDDALASAEAVDVGATAVAPGGAAKVGAGTGPGSGGASGTDAPATPGAGRADGPDAVADDALASGEAVGAGVAPSAGPAADVLPDGASDVPAAAASPASGSGVDVSATGTWLDVETALELLASPLAAMDAADLRRLGRALRDEERAAGAKVPAPSDVLLARALAEPERLVAHDPAYARGAQRLGDLLRRTRELLASGGTAEEALWLLWSGTPWPGRLERAALRGGAAGRNADRDLDAVCALFETAARAEDRVGGRGALNFLEELDAQDIAADTLTRRQARPDAVRLMTAHRAKGLEWGLVVVAGVQEGLWPDLRRRGSLLEADRIGNDGIAEPLTPGALLAEERRLFYVAATRARHRLVVTAVKAPADDGDQPSRFLAELGVEPKDVSGRPRRPLAVAALVAELRATTVDPAASDALRAAAAERLARLAALADDEGQPLVPAAHPDRWWGLFEPTHSAVPLRDRDRPVTLSGSALDQLAHTCALQWFLGREVKADAPATAAQGFGNVVHVLADEVASGRTPADLDVLMTRLDSVWDGLAFDAPWKSDQEKANARTALERFLRWHVMDRGGRTPAATEHDFDVTLEAGAYEVRIRGSMDRVEQDEHGRAYVVDFKTGKSAPTKDEVAHHPQLAVYQLAVREGAVDEVFGGRRPELGGAELVQLRQPAAKKEGGDALPKIQAQEPLAGEWVGDLLATAAGRVLDERFTPSTGQHCTNCSFQASCSARPEGRHVVE, encoded by the coding sequence GTGAGTTCCTCCTCCACCACAAGGCGTACGCCGTACCAGGCACCGGTACGGCCGGGGACTCATGGCGCGTACCGACTGGTGCGGACGGCCCCCGCCGCCGTGCGTCCTCCTCAGCTGGACGCAGCGCAGCGGGGTGTGGTTGAGCACACCGGCGGGCCGCTGCTCGTCCTCGCCGGACCGGGCACCGGGAAGACGACGACGCTGGTCGAGGCGGTCGCGGCGCGCGTGGAGGCGGGGACGGACCCGGAGCGGATCCTCGTCCTCACCTTCAGCCGCAAGGCGGCGGTCGAGCTGCGCGACCGGATGGCGGCGCGGCTGCGCGGCGTACGGGCGCCGCAGGCGACGACCTTCCACTCGTACTGCTACGCGCTGGTCCGCGCCCACCAGGACGCCGACCTGTTCGCCGAGCCGCTGCGGCTGCTCTCCGGCCCCGAGCAGGACGTGGCCGTGCGCGAGCTGCTCGCCGGCCAGCTCGACCTGGAGAAGGAGGGCCTGGCCCGCATCCACTGGCCCGACGAGCTCCGGGCCTGCCTGACCACCCGCGGCTTCGCCGACGAGGTACGTGCCGTCCTCGCGCGCTCCCGCGAGCTGGGGCTCGGGCCGAGGGCGCTGGCGGAGTTCGCGGCGCGGGTGGGGCGGCCGGACTGGAAGGCGGCGGCCGGGTTCCTCGCGGAGTACCTCGACGTGCTCGACATGCAGGGGGTGCTCGACTACGCGGAGCTGGTGCACCGGGCGGTGCTGCTGGCGGAGAGCGTGGCGCTGCCGGAGTACGACGCGGTGTTCGTCGACGAGTACCAGGACACCGACCCGGCGCAGGTCCGGCTGCTGCGGGCGCTCGCGGGCGGAGGCCGGACGCTGGTCGCCTTCGGCGACCCGGACCAGTCGATCTACGCGTTCCGGGGCGCGGACGTGAACGGCATCCTCGACTTCCCGGACACCTTCCGGGGCGCGGACGTCCGCGTCCTGACGACCTCGCGGCGCTCCGGCACCGAGCTGCTGGCGGCGACCCGGCTGCTCACCCGGCGGATGCCGCTGCCCCGGCTGCCCGCCGAGAAGGCGCGGGCGCACCGCGAGCCGGAGGCGGTCCGGGAGGGCGGCCGGGTTGAGGCGTACACGTACCCCACGCCCTCCACTGAGGTCGACAACATCGCCGACCTGCTGCGCCGCGCCCACCTGGAGGACGGCGTCCCCTGGTCCGACATGGCCGTCCTGGTCCGCGCCGCCTCGACGGTCCCGGCCCTCCGCCGCGCCCTCACCGTGGCCGGCGTCCCCCTGGAGACGGACACCGCCGACACCCCCCTCCGCCACGAACCAGCGGTGTCCCCGCTCCTGCTGGCCCTCCGAGCGACGGCAAGCGCGGCGAGCCCGGCCGACGACGCACTCGCCTCCGGCGAGCAGGCGGGCGCCGCGGCCGACGAGCGACCCCCCGGTTCGGGCGAGGCGTCGGGCACCGACGCACCGGCCACGCCGGGCGCGGGCCCGGCCGCCGACACCCTGGGCGGGGCGGTCGACGATGCGCTCGCCTCGGCCGAGGCCGTCGACGTGGGAGCAACGGCCGTGGCGCCCGGCGGTGCTGCAAAGGTCGGGGCCGGTACGGGTCCCGGTTCGGGCGGGGCGTCGGGCACCGACGCGCCGGCTACGCCGGGCGCGGGCCGGGCCGATGGCCCGGACGCGGTGGCCGACGACGCGCTCGCCTCCGGCGAGGCCGTCGGCGCTGGCGTCGCGCCGAGCGCGGGCCCCGCCGCCGACGTCCTCCCCGACGGGGCCTCCGATGTCCCGGCTGCCGCCGCTTCCCCTGCCTCCGGCTCGGGGGTGGACGTCAGCGCGACCGGGACCTGGCTCGACGTCGAGACCGCGCTCGAGCTGCTCGCTTCGCCGCTCGCTGCCATGGACGCCGCCGATCTGCGGCGGCTCGGGCGGGCGTTGCGGGACGAGGAGCGGGCGGCGGGGGCCAAGGTGCCCGCGCCGTCCGACGTGCTGCTCGCGCGGGCGCTCGCCGAGCCGGAGCGGCTCGTCGCGCACGATCCGGCGTACGCGCGGGGTGCGCAGCGCCTCGGAGATCTGCTGCGGCGTACGCGGGAGCTGCTCGCCTCCGGCGGGACCGCCGAGGAGGCGCTCTGGCTGCTCTGGAGCGGCACCCCGTGGCCCGGCCGTCTGGAGCGCGCAGCGCTGCGCGGCGGCGCGGCCGGGCGGAACGCCGACCGCGACCTCGACGCCGTGTGCGCGCTGTTCGAGACCGCCGCCCGCGCCGAGGACCGCGTCGGAGGCCGGGGCGCGCTGAACTTCCTGGAGGAGCTCGACGCCCAGGACATCGCCGCCGACACCCTGACCCGCCGCCAGGCCCGCCCCGACGCCGTCCGCCTGATGACCGCCCACCGGGCGAAGGGCCTCGAATGGGGCCTGGTCGTCGTGGCCGGCGTGCAGGAGGGACTCTGGCCCGACCTGCGCCGCCGCGGCTCCCTCCTCGAAGCCGACCGCATCGGCAACGACGGCATCGCCGAACCCCTCACCCCCGGCGCCCTGCTGGCCGAGGAGCGCCGCCTCTTCTACGTCGCCGCCACCCGCGCCCGACACCGCCTCGTCGTCACCGCCGTCAAGGCACCGGCCGACGACGGCGACCAGCCGTCCCGCTTCCTCGCCGAACTCGGCGTCGAGCCCAAGGACGTCTCCGGCCGCCCCCGCCGGCCCCTTGCCGTCGCCGCGCTCGTCGCGGAACTGCGCGCCACCACCGTCGACCCGGCCGCCTCCGACGCGTTGCGCGCCGCCGCCGCCGAGCGGCTCGCCCGGCTCGCCGCGCTCGCCGACGACGAGGGCCAGCCGCTCGTACCGGCAGCCCACCCGGACCGCTGGTGGGGCCTGTTCGAGCCGACCCACAGCGCCGTCCCGCTCCGTGACCGGGACCGCCCGGTCACGCTCTCCGGCTCCGCGCTGGACCAGCTCGCCCACACCTGCGCCCTGCAGTGGTTCCTGGGCCGCGAGGTCAAGGCCGACGCCCCCGCCACCGCCGCCCAAGGCTTCGGCAACGTCGTCCACGTCCTCGCCGACGAGGTCGCCTCCGGCCGTACGCCCGCCGACCTCGACGTCCTCATGACCCGGCTCGACTCGGTCTGGGACGGACTCGCCTTCGACGCCCCCTGGAAGTCCGACCAGGAGAAGGCGAACGCCCGTACCGCCCTGGAGCGCTTCCTGCGCTGGCACGTCATGGACCGCGGCGGCCGCACGCCCGCCGCGACCGAGCACGACTTCGACGTGACCCTCGAAGCGGGCGCGTACGAGGTCCGGATCCGCGGCTCCATGGACCGCGTCGAGCAGGACGAGCACGGCCGTGCCTACGTCGTCGACTTCAAGACCGGCAAGTCCGCCCCGACGAAGGACGAGGTCGCCCACCACCCCCAGCTCGCCGTCTACCAGCTCGCGGTGCGCGAGGGCGCTGTGGACGAGGTGTTCGGCGGCCGCCGCCCCGAACTCGGCGGCGCCGAACTCGTCCAGCTGCGCCAGCCCGCCGCCAAGAAGGAGGGCGGCGACGCCCTGCCGAAGATCCAGGCGCAGGAACCCCTCGCGGGGGAGTGGGTCGGCGACCTGCTCGCCACCGCCGCCGGCCGCGTCCTGGACGAACGCTTCACCCCCAGCACCGGCCAGCACTGCACGAACTGCTCGTTCCAGGCGTCGTGCAGCGCCCGCCCGGAGGGCCGGCACGTCGTCGAGTGA
- a CDS encoding MGMT family protein translates to MCRMSVEELPEYLPEYAERVLEVAELIPPGRVMTYGDVAEWLGEGGPRQVGRVMALYGGAVPWWRVVRADGTLLPGHEQRALGHYREESTPLKEAARSAEGHLPKIDMRRARWDGTAARG, encoded by the coding sequence ATGTGCCGGATGAGCGTCGAGGAGCTTCCCGAGTACCTTCCCGAGTATGCGGAACGGGTCCTGGAGGTCGCCGAGCTGATCCCGCCCGGCCGGGTCATGACCTACGGGGACGTCGCCGAGTGGCTCGGCGAGGGCGGCCCGCGGCAAGTGGGCCGTGTGATGGCACTGTACGGCGGCGCGGTGCCCTGGTGGCGAGTGGTGCGCGCGGACGGCACGCTGCTGCCCGGGCACGAGCAGCGTGCGCTCGGTCACTACCGGGAGGAGAGCACCCCGCTGAAGGAGGCCGCCCGCAGCGCGGAGGGCCACCTGCCGAAGATCGACATGCGGCGGGCGCGGTGGGACGGGACGGCCGCTCGCGGATGA
- the nudC gene encoding NAD(+) diphosphatase: protein MSILSNAAGDRPIGLTAPSGIDRAAHHRLDEAWLAAAWSHPTTRVFVVSGGQVLIDDTPDGRTELVMTPAFEAPVTETHRYFLGTDTDGVSYFALQKDSLPGRIDQSARPAGLREAGLLLSPRDAGLMVHAVALENWQRLHRFCSRCGERTVIAAAGHVRRCQACGAEHYPRTDPAVIMLVTDEEDRALLGRQVHWPEGRFSTLAGFVEPGESIEQAVVREVFEEAGVTIGEVEYVASQPWPFPSSLMLGFMARATSSEINVDGEEIHEARWFSREELTAAFASGEVLAPYGISIASRLIELWYGKPLPKPGDAA from the coding sequence GTGAGCATCCTGAGTAACGCGGCCGGAGACCGTCCCATCGGTCTGACCGCCCCGAGCGGGATCGACCGCGCCGCCCACCACCGCCTCGACGAGGCATGGCTGGCGGCGGCCTGGAGCCACCCGACGACGCGGGTCTTCGTCGTGTCCGGCGGTCAGGTGCTGATCGACGACACTCCGGACGGCCGCACCGAACTCGTCATGACCCCGGCCTTCGAGGCCCCGGTCACCGAGACGCACCGCTACTTCCTGGGCACGGACACCGACGGCGTCAGCTACTTCGCGCTCCAGAAGGACTCGCTGCCGGGCCGCATCGACCAGTCCGCCCGCCCCGCCGGGCTGCGCGAGGCCGGGCTGCTTCTGTCGCCGCGCGACGCCGGTCTGATGGTGCACGCGGTGGCACTGGAGAACTGGCAGCGGCTGCACCGCTTCTGCTCCCGCTGCGGCGAGCGCACCGTCATCGCCGCCGCGGGTCATGTCCGCCGCTGCCAGGCCTGCGGCGCGGAGCACTACCCGCGCACCGACCCGGCCGTGATCATGCTGGTCACGGACGAGGAGGACCGGGCGCTGCTCGGCCGCCAGGTGCACTGGCCCGAGGGCCGCTTCTCGACGCTGGCCGGCTTCGTCGAGCCCGGCGAGTCGATCGAGCAGGCGGTGGTCCGCGAGGTCTTCGAGGAGGCGGGCGTCACGATCGGCGAGGTCGAGTACGTGGCCAGCCAGCCGTGGCCGTTCCCGTCCAGCCTGATGCTCGGCTTCATGGCGCGGGCGACCTCGTCGGAGATCAACGTGGACGGCGAGGAGATCCACGAGGCCCGCTGGTTCTCCCGCGAGGAGCTCACCGCGGCGTTCGCGTCGGGCGAGGTGCTGGCCCCGTACGGCATCTCGATCGCCTCCCGCCTGATCGAGCTCTGGTACGGCAAGCCCCTCCCGAAGCCGGGCGACGCGGCCTGA
- a CDS encoding mycoredoxin, translating into MQGTVTMYSTEWCGYCRRLKGQLDREGIAYTEINIEQDPESAAFVEKANGGNQTVPTVRVLPTAGGDEVVMTNPSLAQVKQALGV; encoded by the coding sequence ATGCAGGGCACTGTGACGATGTACAGCACCGAGTGGTGCGGCTACTGCCGCCGGCTGAAGGGCCAGCTGGACCGCGAGGGCATCGCGTACACGGAGATCAACATCGAGCAGGACCCGGAGTCGGCCGCGTTCGTCGAGAAGGCCAACGGGGGCAACCAGACCGTCCCGACCGTCCGCGTGCTGCCCACCGCCGGCGGCGACGAGGTCGTCATGACGAACCCGAGCCTCGCGCAGGTGAAGCAGGCGCTCGGCGTCTGA
- a CDS encoding dipeptidase: MSETPDSAVQTVRTYIEQHRAAFLDDLVDWLRIPSVSAQPDHAPDVRRSAEWLSTALTRTGFRTVEVWETAGAPAVFAEWPSDDPDAPTVLVYGHHDVQPAAREDGWHTDPFEPTVVDGRMYARGAADDKGQVFFHTLGVRAHLAATGRTAPAVNLKLLIEGEEESGSPHFRELVEAHADRLAADAVIVSDTGMWSEDTPTVCTGMRGVADCEIELYGPDQDIHSGSFGGAVPNPATVAGRIVAALHDADERVAIPGFYDGVAELSDAERELIAELPFDEAAWLRTAKSHGARGEAGFSTLERVWARPTAEVNGIGGGYQGPGGKTIIPSAAMLKLSFRLVAGQDPAVIERAVRDWLAGLVPAGIRYEIDFGAPTRPCLTPLDHPALQSVARAMSTAFDGAKIRFTREGGSGPAADLQDVLAAPVLFLGISVPSDGWHAPNEKVELDLLLKGVETTAHLWGDLAASLRGDASSR; this comes from the coding sequence ATGAGCGAGACCCCGGACAGCGCCGTCCAGACAGTACGTACGTACATCGAGCAGCACCGCGCCGCCTTCCTCGACGACCTCGTCGACTGGCTGCGCATCCCGTCGGTGTCGGCGCAGCCCGACCACGCCCCCGACGTGCGGCGCAGCGCCGAGTGGCTGTCCACCGCGCTGACCAGGACGGGGTTCAGGACGGTCGAGGTCTGGGAGACGGCCGGCGCCCCGGCGGTCTTCGCCGAGTGGCCGTCCGACGACCCGGACGCGCCGACCGTGCTGGTTTACGGTCACCACGACGTCCAGCCCGCCGCCCGTGAGGACGGCTGGCACACCGACCCGTTCGAGCCGACGGTCGTCGACGGCCGGATGTACGCGCGCGGCGCCGCCGACGACAAGGGCCAGGTGTTCTTCCACACCCTCGGCGTCCGCGCGCACCTCGCCGCCACCGGCCGCACCGCCCCCGCGGTCAACCTCAAGCTGCTGATCGAGGGCGAGGAGGAGTCCGGCTCCCCGCACTTCCGCGAGCTCGTCGAGGCGCACGCGGACCGGCTCGCCGCCGACGCCGTGATCGTCTCCGACACCGGCATGTGGTCCGAGGACACCCCGACCGTCTGCACCGGCATGCGCGGCGTCGCCGACTGCGAGATCGAGCTGTACGGCCCCGACCAGGACATCCACTCCGGTTCCTTCGGCGGCGCGGTGCCGAACCCGGCCACCGTCGCCGGCCGGATCGTCGCGGCCCTGCACGACGCGGACGAGCGGGTCGCGATCCCCGGCTTCTACGACGGGGTCGCCGAGCTGTCCGACGCCGAGCGCGAGCTGATCGCCGAGCTGCCCTTCGACGAGGCCGCCTGGCTGCGCACCGCCAAGTCGCACGGCGCCCGCGGCGAAGCCGGCTTCTCCACCCTGGAGCGGGTCTGGGCCCGGCCGACCGCCGAGGTCAACGGCATCGGCGGCGGCTACCAGGGCCCCGGCGGCAAGACGATCATCCCCTCCGCGGCGATGCTGAAGCTCTCCTTCCGGCTGGTCGCGGGCCAGGACCCGGCCGTGATCGAGCGGGCGGTCCGGGACTGGCTGGCCGGGCTCGTGCCCGCCGGCATCCGGTACGAGATCGACTTCGGGGCGCCGACCCGGCCGTGCCTGACCCCGCTCGACCACCCGGCGCTGCAGTCCGTCGCGCGGGCCATGAGCACCGCCTTCGACGGCGCGAAGATCCGTTTCACCCGCGAGGGCGGTTCGGGCCCGGCCGCCGACCTCCAGGACGTCCTGGCCGCGCCCGTACTCTTCCTCGGCATCTCCGTCCCGTCCGACGGCTGGCACGCGCCCAACGAGAAGGTCGAGCTGGACCTGCTCCTCAAGGGCGTCGAGACGACCGCACACCTGTGGGGCGACCTCGCGGCCTCCCTCCGCGGAGACGCATCGTCCCGCTGA